Proteins from one Prevotella sp. E2-28 genomic window:
- a CDS encoding flavodoxin family protein — protein sequence MKVLLLNGSANRNGNTFTALSEIAKQLENNGVESEIMQLGNKPVRGCIACGQCRTKQLGQCVFDDDICNRIVEKLNEADAFIVGSPVYYGQPNGAVLAVLQRAFFSGANVQNKPAAAVAICRRGGASAAYQTMNMIFEMTNMPLVTSQYWNIAYGQTPGEAAQDTEGMQTMRTLADNMAWLLKKIHAEGTPDYPEREAWQPMNFIR from the coding sequence ATGAAAGTACTATTATTAAACGGCAGTGCCAACCGGAACGGTAATACGTTTACGGCACTCTCAGAGATTGCTAAGCAACTCGAAAATAACGGTGTAGAATCGGAAATCATGCAGCTTGGCAACAAGCCTGTCCGCGGCTGCATCGCCTGCGGACAGTGTAGGACAAAACAACTGGGACAATGTGTCTTCGATGACGACATCTGCAACCGTATAGTCGAAAAACTCAATGAAGCCGACGCGTTCATCGTGGGTTCACCCGTCTATTACGGTCAGCCTAACGGAGCTGTGTTGGCAGTGCTTCAGCGTGCCTTCTTCTCAGGTGCCAACGTACAGAACAAGCCAGCTGCTGCCGTAGCCATATGCCGTAGAGGCGGTGCTTCGGCTGCATACCAGACGATGAACATGATATTCGAGATGACGAACATGCCTCTGGTTACTTCGCAATACTGGAACATCGCATATGGTCAGACACCGGGTGAAGCGGCTCAAGACACTGAAGGTATGCAAACCATGCGAACCCTTGCCGACAACATGGCATGGTTGCTGAAGAAGATTCATGCCGAGGGCACCCCCGACTACCCTGAGCGCGAAGCTTGGCAGCCCATGAATTTCATCAGATAA
- a CDS encoding acyl-[acyl-carrier-protein] thioesterase, whose product MHSLNYKVTTSTCDSEGKLKLYSALQMMQDCSEMWIDSEPEVKDYFLQQNMAQLLATRQVKIIRVPDYKEELTVTTSVYGMKLMFGFRNTFIYDSQGKPCYKTWSMGAFVDKAAGKLKRVDDATIQSMTLDPKLDMDYKDRRIILPKDGGEVLEPIKVLRADIDYNKHMNNANYVRMAMELLPEDLVVTGLRVEYRVAAKLGDMLVPTIYRHDNTIIISLSIGEEVSAIIEFS is encoded by the coding sequence ATGCACAGTTTGAATTATAAAGTAACGACAAGCACCTGCGACAGCGAAGGAAAGCTGAAACTCTACTCCGCTCTCCAGATGATGCAGGACTGCTCAGAGATGTGGATCGACAGTGAGCCGGAGGTCAAGGACTACTTCTTGCAGCAAAATATGGCGCAGCTCTTGGCAACACGACAGGTTAAGATTATCCGTGTGCCTGACTACAAAGAGGAACTGACGGTGACCACCTCCGTCTATGGCATGAAGCTCATGTTCGGATTCCGCAACACCTTTATCTATGATTCACAAGGCAAGCCTTGCTACAAGACATGGAGCATGGGAGCATTCGTTGATAAGGCGGCAGGCAAACTGAAACGTGTGGATGATGCAACCATCCAGTCTATGACACTTGACCCCAAGTTGGACATGGACTATAAGGATCGCCGCATCATTCTGCCCAAGGACGGTGGCGAGGTTCTTGAACCAATCAAAGTGCTACGTGCCGACATCGACTACAACAAGCACATGAACAATGCCAACTATGTCCGCATGGCAATGGAACTGTTGCCGGAAGACCTCGTCGTAACTGGTCTTCGGGTAGAATACCGGGTGGCAGCAAAACTTGGCGATATGCTCGTTCCTACCATCTACAGACACGACAACACAATTATCATCTCCTTGTCCATAGGCGAAGAAGTAAGCGCAATTATTGAATTCTCTTAA